The following proteins are co-located in the Acanthochromis polyacanthus isolate Apoly-LR-REF ecotype Palm Island chromosome 7, KAUST_Apoly_ChrSc, whole genome shotgun sequence genome:
- the slc14a2 gene encoding urea transporter 2 yields the protein MTGSHCTKDIQKNINCSAPAAQPTRSPVTSLTELQPLMAHPDLPPENEHSQEDKPKEQVQPAGPTRLQKAKARFLKGVSYFSGDMEVFGKWMERQFILLQLLDWVLRGAAQVMFVNNPLSGLIIFAGLILQNYWWALNGFVGTLFATISALILQQNRGAIAAGLYGYNGILVGLLMAVFSNAGDWYWWLLLPNIFMSMMCPIVSSALASINSRWDLPVFTLPFNILVCLHMVATGHYNHHFPQVLIQPRSEFPNITWADIDVAKLFMSVPVGIGQVYGCDNPWTGGIFIISLFISSPITCAHAVLGSAVGMVSGLALAAPFGDIYFGLWGYNCVLACIAIGGMFYALTWQVHLLAVTCAFFCAYLGSAIAGIMSNFGLPACTWPFCLSALTFLLLTTGTNRIFKLPLAKVTYPEKNLIFFWKMKKQEKKEKAETERKEKEEQQRAIEEEVMLNEKEQLRLELERMEEGKIESGASEDKNDKTQTNNLRLEVDEQVSDEEKNRRNDLTEVTVVDCV from the exons ATGACTGGATCACACTGCACCAAG GATATTCAGAAGAATATCAACTGCTCCGCTCCTGCTGCTCAGCCCACCCGCTCTCCTGTCACCAGCTTGACT GAGCTCCAGCCCCTCATGGCTCACCCCGACCTGCCACCTGAGAATGAACACTCGCAGGAGGACAAGCCAAAGGAGCAAGTGCAGCCTGCAGGGCCGACCAGGCTGCAGAAGGCAAAGGCTCGATTCCTCAAAGGAGTGTCGTACTTCTCTGGAGACATGGAGGTGTTTGGAAAATGGATGGAAA GACAGTTCATcttgctgcagctgctggattGGGTTTTGCGTGGAGCGGCCCAGGTGATGTTTGTTAACAACCCTCTGAGTGGCCTCATCATATTTGCTGGCCTCATCCTGCAGAACTACTGGTGGGCCCTCAATGGCTTTGTGGGAACACTCTTTGCAACCATTTCTGCTCTCATTCTGCAACAGAACAG GGGTGCAATAGCTGCAGGACTGTACGGTTACAACGGCATCCTGGTGGGTCTGCTGATGGCCGTGTTCTCCAACGCTGGAGACTGGTACTGGTGGCTTCTGCTACCGAACATCTTCATGTCCATGATGTG CCCGATTGTGTCCAGTGCCCTGGCATCTATTAACAGTCGCTGGGATCTTCCAGTGTTCACTCTGCCCTTCAACATCCTGGTGTGTCTCCACATGGTCGCCACTGGCCACTACAACCACCACTTCCCCCAGGTCCTCATTCAGCCACGATCAGAGTTCCCCAACATCACTTGGGCTGACATCGACGTCGCTAAG tTGTTCATGTCAGTGCCTGTGGGAATAGGGCAGGTCTACGGCTGTGACAACCCCTGGACTGGAGGAATCTTCATCATCTCGCTCTTCATCTCATCCCCCATCACCTGTGCTCATGCTGTCCTGGGATCTGCTGTGGGCATGGTTTCAG GCCTGGCTCTGGCAGCTCCTTTTGGAGACATTTACTTTGGCCTCTGGGGATACAACTGTGTGTTAGCCTGCATCGCCATCGGAGGAATGTTTTATGCTCTCACCTGGCAGGTGCACCTGCTTGCAGTCACATGTG CTTTTTTCTGTGCATACCTTGGCTCAGCCATTGCCGGCATAATGTCTAAC TTTGGGCTGCCTGCCTGCACCTGGCCTTTCTGCCTCTCCGCCCTCACTTTCCTCCTCCTAACCACGGGGACCAACAGGATCTTCAAGCTGCCACTAGCCAAAGTCACCTATCCAGAGAAAAACCTGATTTTCTTCTGGAAGATGAAGAAGcaggagaaaaaggagaaagcCGAGACGGAgaggaaagagaaggaggagcagcagagagccatCGAAGAAGAAGTGATGCTCAATGAGAAAGAGCAACTTAGGCTAGAGCTTGAAAGAATGGAGGAGGGGAAAATAGAAAGTGGGGCATCAGAAGACAAAAACGAcaagacacaaaccaacaatcTGAGGCTTGAAGTAGACGAGCAGGTgtctgatgaagaaaaaaacaggcgTAATGATTTGACCGAGGTCACTGTTGTCGAttgtgtttaa